The following coding sequences are from one Rutidosis leptorrhynchoides isolate AG116_Rl617_1_P2 chromosome 11, CSIRO_AGI_Rlap_v1, whole genome shotgun sequence window:
- the LOC139875847 gene encoding uncharacterized protein, with protein sequence MNDKRIVRGTAVTMQANAQKGKERENQQNASKLAVRANKFSQNAKRRFLGNADKSIRANLQSTAASLTGFAGESSLPIGLLPLDVELFDENDASLVRQARLDFYVMRTSSRYNMLLGRSALGKFGMVPSTIHGMIKFTTRKGVATISSVSVVPICADVKVKSAVQEIADVVDNMVVVNPEYPDQKIKIGCNVSADTKKQIVQLLVQYMDKLRGMAPDRAKWLCEEVTKLVAAGILHEVQYQSWIANPVLVKKPDGSWRMCMNFKDLNKACPEDNYPLPEIDLKVESLHAFSY encoded by the exons ATGAATGATAAACGAATTGTTCGCGGTACTGCTGTCACTATGCAAGCAAATGCTCAAAAAGGGAAAGAACGCGAAAATCAGCAAAATGCTTCAAAATTGGCAGTCCGTGCCAATAAGTTTTCCCAAAATGCAAAGCGAAGATTTCTCGGAAATGCCGATA AGAGTATTAGGGCAAATTTACAATCAACCGCAGCCTCGTTAACTGGTTTTGCGGGAGAATCCTCATTACCTATAGGGCTATTGCCTTTAGACGTTGagctttttgatgaaaatgatgctaGTTTAGTGCGTCAAGCACGGCTGGATTTCTATGTTATGCGGACTTCTTCTCGCTACAACATGTTGTTGGGCAGATCTGCGTTGGGTAAATTCGGAATGGTTCCATCTACCATTCATGGTATGATTAAATTTACAACGCGTAAAGGCGTTGCAACGATTAGTTCAGTAAGCGTTGTGCCTATTTGTGCGGATGTCAAAGTGAAAAGTGCAGTTCAAGAAATTGCTGATGTTGTGGACAACATGGTAGTGGTTAATCCTGAATATCCTGATCAAAAAATTAAAATTGGATGCAATGTTAGTGCGGATACCAAAAAACAGATTGTGCAGTTACTCGTGCAGtatatggat AAGCTTAGAGGCATGGCCCCGGATCGCGCTAAGTGGCTATGCGAAGAAGTAACAAAGCTGGTGGCAGCTGGTATTTTGCATGAAGTGCAATATCAATCATGGATTGCGAATCCAGTTTTGGTGAAAAAGCCCGATGGCTCGTGGAGAATGTGCATGAATTTCAAAGATCTAAACAAAGCATGCCCTGAAGATAAttatccgcttccagaaattgatttaaaagtggAATCATTACATGCTTTTTCATATTAA